The Scleropages formosus chromosome 11, fSclFor1.1, whole genome shotgun sequence genome window below encodes:
- the LOC108934676 gene encoding very-long-chain 3-oxoacyl-CoA reductase-B-like isoform X2 translates to MQLSLEAVIRHTAVPLYWIGVGTTAWLSLWSVYRLLSGLRVWVLGNARAISTKLGKWAAVTGATDGIGKAYAEELARRGFAVVLISRSQEKLDDVSKSIECRYGVETKTIAVDFGGTDIYPKIEAALAGLEVGVLVNNVGISYSYPEYFLNVADLDKFISTMINVNITSVCQMTRLVLPRMVERSKGVILNISSASAMYPIPLLSLYSASKAFVDYFSQGLNAEYKNKGVIIQSVLPFFVATKMSKIRKATLDKPTPERYVAAQLKTVGLQSQTNGYLPHAIMGWLTTALVPVNVMIQCSMQMNKAVRTAYLKKRKGH, encoded by the exons ATGCAGCTTTCACTGGAGGCCGTCATCCGCCACACAGCGGTCCCGCTGTACTGGATCGGCGTCGGCACCACGGCCTGGCTGTCCCTGTGGTCCGTGTACCGACTGCTCTCCGGGCTCCGGGTGTGGGTGCTAGGCAACGCGCGGGCGATCTCCACGAAGCTCGGCAAGTGGGCAG CGGTGACGGGAGCCACGGACGGCATCGGGAAAGCCTATGCAGAGGAG ctggCGCGCCGTGGGTTTGCTGTCGTGCTCATCAGCCGCTCCCAGGAGAAGCTCGACGATGTTTCCAAATCCATCG AATGTCGGTATGGTGTCGAAACAAAAACGATCGCGGTGGACTTCGGAGGCACTGACATCTATCCCAAAATTGAGGCGGCTCTGGCTGGACTCGAGGTCGGAGTTCTGG TTAACAACGTTGGGATTTCCTACTCGTACCCCGAGTACTTCCTTAACGTGGCCGATTTGGACAAA ttcATCAGCACCATGATAAATGTCAACATCACTTCGGTCTGTCAG ATGACGCGCCTGGTGTTGCCGAGGATGGTGGAGAG GTCTAAAGGTGTGATTCTGAATATCTCTTCTGCAAGCGCCATGTATCCCATCCCCCTGCTTTCCCTCTACTCTGCCTCCAAG GCTTTTGTGGACTATTTCAGTCAAGGACTCAATGCGGAGTACAAGAACAAAGGGGTCATCATTCAG AGCGTGCTGCCCTTTTTCGTGGCCACCAAGATGTCGAAGATCCGCAAGGCGACTCTGGACAAGCCGACCCCGGAGCGCTACGTAGCGGCACAGCTCAAAACGGTTGGACTGCAGAGCCAAACCAACGGGTACTTACCCCATGCCATCATG GGCTGGCTGACGACTGCCTTGGTCCCCGTGAATGTCATGATTCAGTGTTCGATGCAGATGAACAAGGCCGTGCGCACAGCCTACCTGAAGAAAAGAAAGGGGCATTAG
- the LOC108934676 gene encoding very-long-chain 3-oxoacyl-CoA reductase-B-like isoform X1: MKGIRVSSTPHPRQCSHMCQTAPRTRLNTCARVSLMGCVPSLSETLLRFTPKGRRCAGVVPRSGKNALSCSPPLQLARRGFAVVLISRSQEKLDDVSKSIECRYGVETKTIAVDFGGTDIYPKIEAALAGLEVGVLVNNVGISYSYPEYFLNVADLDKFISTMINVNITSVCQMTRLVLPRMVERSKGVILNISSASAMYPIPLLSLYSASKAFVDYFSQGLNAEYKNKGVIIQSVLPFFVATKMSKIRKATLDKPTPERYVAAQLKTVGLQSQTNGYLPHAIMGWLTTALVPVNVMIQCSMQMNKAVRTAYLKKRKGH, from the exons ATGAAAGGTATCCGTGTGTCTTCCACCCCCCACCCGCGACAGTGTTCACATATGTGCCAAACGGCACCACGCACTCGCCTAAATACCTGTGCACGTGTGTCATTAATGGGTTGTGTGCCCTCGCTCTCGGAGACGCTTTTGCGTTTTACGCCCAAAGGCCGTCGCTGTGCTGGAGTAGTCCCGCGAAGTGGAAAAAATGCTCTTTCCTgctctcctcccctccagctggCGCGCCGTGGGTTTGCTGTCGTGCTCATCAGCCGCTCCCAGGAGAAGCTCGACGATGTTTCCAAATCCATCG AATGTCGGTATGGTGTCGAAACAAAAACGATCGCGGTGGACTTCGGAGGCACTGACATCTATCCCAAAATTGAGGCGGCTCTGGCTGGACTCGAGGTCGGAGTTCTGG TTAACAACGTTGGGATTTCCTACTCGTACCCCGAGTACTTCCTTAACGTGGCCGATTTGGACAAA ttcATCAGCACCATGATAAATGTCAACATCACTTCGGTCTGTCAG ATGACGCGCCTGGTGTTGCCGAGGATGGTGGAGAG GTCTAAAGGTGTGATTCTGAATATCTCTTCTGCAAGCGCCATGTATCCCATCCCCCTGCTTTCCCTCTACTCTGCCTCCAAG GCTTTTGTGGACTATTTCAGTCAAGGACTCAATGCGGAGTACAAGAACAAAGGGGTCATCATTCAG AGCGTGCTGCCCTTTTTCGTGGCCACCAAGATGTCGAAGATCCGCAAGGCGACTCTGGACAAGCCGACCCCGGAGCGCTACGTAGCGGCACAGCTCAAAACGGTTGGACTGCAGAGCCAAACCAACGGGTACTTACCCCATGCCATCATG GGCTGGCTGACGACTGCCTTGGTCCCCGTGAATGTCATGATTCAGTGTTCGATGCAGATGAACAAGGCCGTGCGCACAGCCTACCTGAAGAAAAGAAAGGGGCATTAG